A genomic segment from Mucilaginibacter terrenus encodes:
- a CDS encoding YifB family Mg chelatase-like AAA ATPase: MLVKTFGSAVYGIQAITITVEVNILPGTKFFVVGLPDVAIKESYFRIESALKSTDYRMPRQQVVVNMAPADIRKEGSAYDLTIAIGVLAASGQIEAENLDKYLIMGELSLDGSLQPIKGALPIAIQARKEKYKGFILPSQNAREAAIVNDLDVYGVDNIKQVADFFNGTGTLQKEEVNTREEFFDTLSNYENDFSDVKGQENIKRALEIAAAGGHNVILIGPPGAGKTMLAKRLPSILPPLTLHESLETTKIHSVAGKLSAADSLVTRRPFRSPHHTISDVALVGGGSNPQPGEISLAHNGVLFLDELPEFKRTALEVMRQPLEERRVTISRARFTVDYPATFMLVASMNPCPCGYYNHPEKECICPPGTVQKYLSKISGPLLDRIDLHVEVTPVDFSELSSDRKAEASDLIRERVIRARDKQIERFGNNNDLHANAQMSPQMVRDVCKISAAGQTLLKKAMEKLGLSARAYDRILKVSRTIADLAGSDEILLEHLAEAIHFRSLDREGWAG, translated from the coding sequence GTGTTAGTTAAAACCTTTGGAAGTGCGGTTTATGGTATACAGGCTATAACCATAACAGTGGAAGTGAATATTTTGCCGGGTACTAAATTCTTTGTAGTGGGTCTGCCCGATGTAGCCATCAAAGAAAGCTATTTCAGAATCGAGTCTGCCTTAAAAAGTACCGACTACCGTATGCCGCGCCAGCAGGTCGTGGTAAATATGGCCCCGGCGGATATCCGAAAAGAAGGATCGGCCTATGACCTTACTATCGCTATAGGTGTACTGGCCGCCTCTGGTCAGATAGAAGCTGAGAACCTGGATAAGTACCTGATCATGGGCGAACTCTCTTTAGACGGAAGCCTGCAGCCCATCAAAGGTGCGCTGCCAATAGCTATCCAGGCCCGTAAAGAGAAATATAAAGGATTTATACTGCCCAGCCAAAATGCACGCGAAGCGGCAATAGTAAACGACTTAGATGTTTATGGCGTAGATAATATTAAGCAAGTGGCCGATTTTTTTAACGGAACCGGTACGCTGCAAAAGGAGGAAGTAAATACCCGGGAGGAGTTTTTTGATACGCTAAGCAATTACGAGAACGACTTTAGCGATGTAAAAGGGCAGGAGAACATCAAGCGTGCCCTGGAGATTGCAGCCGCCGGTGGCCATAACGTTATACTGATAGGTCCGCCGGGCGCAGGTAAAACTATGCTGGCCAAGCGACTGCCTTCAATATTGCCTCCGCTTACTTTGCACGAATCATTAGAAACAACAAAAATACACTCCGTAGCAGGTAAACTATCCGCCGCAGATTCGCTGGTGACGCGCAGGCCTTTCAGGTCGCCGCACCACACCATATCAGATGTGGCACTGGTAGGTGGTGGCAGCAATCCGCAGCCCGGCGAGATATCGCTGGCCCATAATGGCGTATTGTTTTTAGATGAGTTGCCGGAGTTTAAGCGTACAGCGTTAGAAGTAATGCGACAGCCGCTGGAGGAACGGCGGGTGACCATCTCCCGTGCAAGGTTCACGGTAGATTACCCCGCAACATTTATGCTGGTGGCCAGCATGAACCCGTGCCCGTGCGGGTACTACAATCACCCCGAAAAGGAGTGTATTTGTCCGCCCGGAACAGTTCAGAAGTATCTGAGCAAAATATCTGGCCCGCTGCTGGACCGTATAGACCTGCATGTTGAAGTTACCCCGGTTGATTTTAGTGAATTATCATCCGACCGGAAAGCGGAGGCAAGTGACCTGATCCGTGAGCGTGTTATCCGCGCACGCGACAAACAGATTGAGCGCTTTGGTAATAACAACGACTTGCATGCCAATGCGCAGATGAGCCCGCAGATGGTGCGCGATGTTTGTAAAATAAGCGCCGCAGGGCAAACATTGCTCAAGAAAGCAATGGAAAAACTTGGGCTATCCGCAAGGGCTTACGACCGTATTTTGAAAGTATCGCGCACGATTGCTGATCTTGCTGGAAGCGACGAAATACTGCTGGAGCACTTGGCAGAGGCTATTCACTTCAGAAGTTTAGACCGAGAAGGCTGGGCCGGGTAA
- a CDS encoding zinc-dependent metalloprotease, translated as MTITLRAGTRLGAAVIAFAALASACATKKQAAPSLTLKTTTTPAGTTATATAGPGKKEGIKKFADLVGKTKADEGLFPTYKVDGKYYFEIPDSLLSREMLVVTRFVKTPAGLKSFGQQYGGEEVNNQVWKWERHDKQIFVRVPSYSVRADSTSDMYQSVKNSNLDAVLASFDIKAYNKDTTGVLVDVTDMYNGDLAAISLPDNIKKLYKVSAIDAGRSYIDTIKSFPINVEVRTLKTFRASESPTDNTNGALTFELNSSMLLLPKTPMKARLMDPRVGYFGQSQTDYGTGAQRSEVTSYIHRWRLEPKDEAAYARGELVEPKKQIVYYIDPATPKKWVPYLIAGINDWNKAFEAAGFKNAIVGKVAPTAKEDPEFSPEDARYSVVRYFASDVQNAYGPHISDPRTGEILESHVGWYHNVMSLLRNWYFIQTAAINPNVRMAQFTDQQMGELIRFVSSHEIGHTLGLPHNFGSSYAYKVDSLRSKAFTDKHGTAPSIMDYARFNYIAQPGDGVTHLYPQIGEYDLWAIKWGYSYIPGGKTPKQEKELLDAWTKERAGNPLYYFGRQGTSIDPRLQNEDLGDNAMKASTYGIANLKRILPNIEKWTFQKGEDFDDVQTLYNEVIGQYNRYIGHVTMNIGGMNENFKTYDQKGPVYGFVNKSLQHDAVEFLNQQVFKTPTWLINTPELSKFDNGVVIGRIKSVQVNTLNNVLNPSRMARMFDNEAKSGANAYTVTNLLTDLRPGIFPAAKPDQFQRNLQRGYVDALKRFLTDDASQSFPGATSTQLSSMGLTPINIALSDLRPMVRAELAKISASLPKGGDALVKAHYDDLRLRIKETLNPTRPVVNIAPGTPGRLSETDQTEVNY; from the coding sequence ATGACTATAACTCTACGGGCAGGTACCCGCCTGGGCGCTGCCGTTATTGCATTTGCTGCTCTGGCAAGTGCTTGTGCAACAAAAAAACAAGCTGCACCCTCCCTAACCCTTAAAACCACTACTACACCCGCCGGCACTACCGCTACTGCTACAGCAGGGCCAGGTAAAAAAGAAGGCATTAAGAAGTTTGCAGACCTGGTTGGAAAAACCAAAGCAGACGAAGGGCTTTTCCCAACCTATAAAGTTGATGGCAAATACTACTTTGAAATACCCGACAGCCTTTTAAGCCGCGAAATGCTGGTGGTTACACGGTTTGTTAAAACCCCTGCCGGTTTAAAGTCTTTTGGACAGCAGTACGGTGGCGAAGAGGTAAACAACCAGGTATGGAAATGGGAGCGCCACGACAAGCAGATTTTTGTTAGGGTGCCCAGCTATTCAGTTCGTGCGGATAGCACAAGCGACATGTATCAATCGGTAAAAAACTCTAACCTTGATGCAGTACTAGCCTCTTTTGACATTAAAGCTTACAACAAAGACACCACCGGTGTACTTGTTGACGTTACCGACATGTACAACGGTGACCTCGCTGCCATAAGCCTGCCGGACAATATCAAAAAGCTTTATAAAGTAAGCGCAATTGATGCAGGCCGTTCTTATATAGACACCATCAAGAGCTTTCCGATAAACGTTGAGGTAAGGACATTAAAAACCTTCCGTGCATCAGAGTCACCAACGGACAATACCAATGGTGCTTTAACGTTTGAGTTGAACTCATCTATGCTGCTGCTGCCGAAAACACCTATGAAGGCACGCTTGATGGACCCTCGTGTTGGATACTTTGGCCAATCGCAAACAGATTACGGCACAGGCGCACAGCGTTCCGAGGTAACCTCTTATATCCACCGCTGGAGGCTTGAGCCAAAAGACGAAGCTGCATATGCACGCGGTGAGCTGGTAGAACCCAAAAAACAGATTGTTTATTACATAGATCCGGCGACGCCTAAAAAGTGGGTACCTTACCTAATTGCCGGCATTAACGACTGGAACAAAGCTTTTGAAGCTGCAGGATTTAAAAATGCTATTGTTGGAAAAGTAGCACCAACTGCTAAGGAAGACCCGGAGTTTAGCCCGGAAGATGCCCGCTACAGTGTAGTGCGCTATTTTGCTTCAGATGTTCAGAATGCCTACGGCCCGCACATCTCCGATCCCCGTACCGGAGAAATTTTAGAGAGCCATGTTGGATGGTACCATAACGTAATGAGCTTATTACGCAACTGGTACTTTATACAAACGGCTGCCATTAATCCAAATGTACGTATGGCGCAGTTTACCGACCAGCAAATGGGCGAACTAATCCGCTTTGTATCATCACATGAAATTGGCCACACTTTAGGCCTTCCGCACAACTTTGGTTCAAGCTATGCCTACAAAGTAGATTCGCTGCGCTCTAAAGCGTTCACCGACAAGCATGGCACAGCACCGTCAATTATGGACTACGCCCGCTTTAACTACATTGCACAACCTGGTGATGGCGTAACCCACTTATACCCACAAATTGGCGAGTACGATTTGTGGGCTATAAAATGGGGCTACAGCTATATCCCGGGCGGCAAAACACCTAAGCAAGAAAAAGAACTGCTTGATGCCTGGACTAAAGAGCGCGCGGGTAATCCTTTATACTACTTTGGTCGCCAGGGTACGTCTATAGATCCCCGCCTGCAGAACGAAGACCTTGGAGACAATGCCATGAAGGCAAGCACCTATGGTATAGCCAATTTAAAACGCATACTTCCTAACATAGAAAAATGGACCTTCCAAAAAGGCGAAGACTTTGACGATGTGCAGACCTTATACAACGAGGTTATTGGTCAGTACAACCGCTACATCGGGCATGTTACCATGAACATAGGCGGCATGAACGAGAACTTTAAAACATACGATCAAAAAGGACCGGTTTATGGCTTTGTGAATAAGTCTCTTCAGCATGATGCTGTTGAATTTTTAAACCAGCAGGTATTTAAAACACCAACCTGGCTTATTAATACACCGGAGCTCAGCAAGTTTGATAATGGCGTTGTAATCGGCCGGATCAAATCAGTACAGGTTAATACGCTTAACAACGTGCTCAATCCATCGCGTATGGCCCGCATGTTTGATAATGAAGCTAAAAGCGGTGCAAACGCTTACACTGTAACAAACCTTTTAACGGACCTTCGCCCGGGTATATTCCCTGCTGCAAAGCCAGATCAGTTTCAGCGCAACCTGCAACGCGGCTATGTTGATGCGTTAAAGCGTTTCTTAACCGACGATGCGAGTCAAAGCTTCCCTGGCGCAACCAGCACTCAGCTATCTTCTATGGGATTAACGCCAATCAACATTGCATTATCAGACCTGAGACCGATGGTGCGCGCCGAGCTGGCAAAAATTAGTGCTTCACTGCCAAAGGGTGGCGATGCGCTTGTTAAGGCTCATTACGACGATCTTAGGTTACGAATCAAGGAAACGCTTAATCCTACCAGGCCAGTGGTAAACATTGCACCTGGTACTCCTGGCAGGCTTAGTGAGACCGATCAAACTGAAGTAAATTACTAA
- a CDS encoding response regulator produces MSEPSRKIIIFDDDEDILSICSYILEEQGWEVHTYTDCNNIVEKVSGILPDVILMDNWIPDAGGIIATQTLKKNESLKSIPVVYFSANSDIQLLADHAGAETYLAKPFDLEELERVINTVLVKN; encoded by the coding sequence ATGAGCGAACCATCTAGAAAAATCATCATTTTTGACGACGACGAGGATATCTTGTCTATATGCAGCTATATATTAGAAGAGCAAGGCTGGGAGGTGCACACCTATACAGATTGCAATAATATAGTTGAAAAAGTATCAGGCATTTTGCCCGATGTTATCCTGATGGATAACTGGATACCAGACGCCGGTGGCATTATAGCCACCCAAACCCTTAAGAAGAACGAAAGCTTGAAAAGCATACCTGTAGTGTACTTTTCTGCAAACAGCGACATACAACTTCTTGCCGATCATGCCGGTGCAGAGACATACCTGGCAAAGCCTTTTGACCTGGAAGAACTGGAGCGCGTTATTAATACCGTACTTGTAAAAAATTAG
- a CDS encoding aspartyl protease family protein — MACAQYFDVDSGRKNVKIPFRLVRNMVVVKMNINNRGPFNFVLDTGVGLMIMTDPGMIDSIDVAQKRNIKITGLGDGGDYEAYVTSSINVKMPGLHSKDVSAAILKADYFNLSSYAGMPVHGLIGWDFFNNLAVKVDFSDSTLTVCRPQNLKGIKRSQRIPITIEDKKPYMQTVVTFVNGNQKTSKVVIDLGAGHPLSLENLTNTPELPKNHIRANLGLALNGPINGFVSRVLQVTLGKYHLDNVITAFPDQNDKTRVYTIKRDGNLGLGILKKFLVVFDYTNNAMYLKPNSHYKDPFEHDMAGIEYYWAGKDFKHLLVSRVEPDSPGSETGLEQGDEIMSVNFKPVTQMSIEEIDNLFKSKNERSLLLEVFHDQRYDRVVLTLKRRI, encoded by the coding sequence TTGGCTTGTGCGCAATACTTTGATGTAGACAGCGGCAGGAAAAACGTGAAAATTCCGTTCAGGCTGGTACGCAACATGGTGGTTGTTAAAATGAATATAAACAACCGCGGGCCCTTTAATTTTGTACTAGATACAGGCGTAGGTTTAATGATCATGACAGATCCGGGCATGATTGACTCTATTGATGTTGCTCAAAAACGAAACATAAAAATTACCGGATTAGGTGATGGAGGAGACTACGAAGCTTATGTAACCTCTTCAATTAATGTTAAAATGCCCGGCTTGCATAGCAAAGATGTTTCGGCTGCTATACTTAAAGCCGACTACTTTAATCTTTCATCGTATGCCGGCATGCCGGTTCATGGCCTTATTGGCTGGGATTTTTTTAACAACCTTGCTGTAAAAGTAGATTTTAGCGATAGTACATTAACAGTGTGCAGACCTCAAAATTTAAAAGGAATCAAAAGGAGTCAGCGTATACCGATTACCATAGAAGACAAAAAACCATATATGCAAACAGTAGTCACGTTTGTCAATGGCAATCAAAAAACAAGCAAAGTTGTTATTGATCTTGGTGCGGGCCATCCTTTATCTTTAGAGAACCTTACCAACACTCCAGAGCTGCCTAAAAACCATATACGCGCAAATCTTGGTCTGGCGCTTAACGGCCCAATTAATGGCTTTGTGAGCCGGGTGTTACAAGTAACTTTAGGCAAATACCACTTAGACAATGTTATCACTGCTTTCCCCGATCAGAACGATAAGACAAGGGTTTATACGATTAAACGAGATGGTAATCTTGGCTTGGGGATATTAAAAAAGTTTTTGGTAGTGTTTGATTACACTAATAATGCTATGTACCTCAAACCAAACAGTCACTATAAAGATCCTTTTGAACATGATATGGCAGGAATAGAGTATTACTGGGCGGGGAAGGATTTCAAACACCTTTTAGTGAGCCGGGTAGAACCTGATTCGCCTGGTAGTGAGACCGGTCTTGAACAAGGGGACGAAATCATGTCTGTTAACTTTAAGCCCGTAACGCAGATGAGCATTGAAGAGATTGACAACTTATTCAAATCAAAAAACGAACGAAGTTTACTGCTCGAAGTTTTCCATGACCAGCGGTATGATCGTGTTGTACTTACACTAAAACGAAGGATATAG
- a CDS encoding YihY/virulence factor BrkB family protein, whose amino-acid sequence MRFFSKDYLKQLWKVLMATFSGFSNDNGLKLSASLAYYTVFSIAPLLILVISVASLFFGQDAATHRLYPQIEHYVGKEAASQIQEMLAKLALSGKTGVAVTIGVGTLLIGASSIFLEIQDSLNTIWRVKAKPKKGWVKMLQNRFLSFSLIISLGFLLMASLLVSIIMDALSKRIENFLPMVTGILLKGVNLGITLLVISVLFGIIFKFLPDVKIRWKDVRSGAIFTAILFMIGQFVIGLYIQYTAQGSTYGAAGSLIVILVWIYYTAAILYIGAEFTQVYAEAIGSHIEPAEYAVHIQQTEVERDVKQLPPQNPELKGNLKCDDDAEKKS is encoded by the coding sequence ATGAGGTTTTTCAGTAAAGATTATTTAAAACAGCTTTGGAAGGTTCTAATGGCAACTTTCAGTGGTTTCTCCAACGATAACGGCCTAAAGTTAAGTGCCTCCCTGGCCTATTATACGGTATTTTCTATTGCGCCGTTACTTATATTAGTGATATCAGTAGCCAGCCTCTTTTTCGGGCAGGATGCTGCGACGCACAGGCTTTATCCACAAATAGAACATTATGTAGGTAAAGAAGCCGCCAGCCAAATTCAGGAAATGCTGGCTAAACTTGCGCTTTCAGGCAAAACAGGCGTTGCAGTCACCATTGGTGTAGGCACGCTGCTTATTGGTGCCAGTAGTATTTTTCTAGAGATACAAGATTCACTAAATACCATCTGGAGGGTAAAGGCCAAACCAAAAAAGGGTTGGGTTAAAATGCTACAGAATAGATTTTTATCTTTTTCGCTCATTATTAGTCTTGGCTTTCTGCTAATGGCTTCTTTGTTAGTAAGCATTATTATGGATGCCCTAAGCAAGCGCATAGAAAACTTTTTACCGATGGTTACTGGTATTTTACTTAAGGGCGTTAATCTCGGTATCACGCTACTTGTCATATCTGTACTTTTTGGGATCATTTTTAAATTTCTGCCAGATGTAAAAATCAGATGGAAAGACGTTCGGTCGGGCGCTATTTTTACGGCCATTCTTTTCATGATCGGTCAATTTGTTATCGGTCTGTACATTCAATATACCGCTCAGGGCTCCACCTATGGTGCAGCGGGTTCGCTTATCGTAATACTCGTATGGATCTATTATACGGCGGCTATTCTTTACATTGGGGCGGAATTCACACAGGTTTATGCCGAAGCCATAGGCAGCCATATTGAGCCGGCTGAATACGCGGTACACATACAACAAACTGAAGTTGAGCGCGACGTAAAGCAATTGCCTCCGCAAAACCCCGAGTTAAAAGGAAATTTGAAGTGTGATGACGACGCAGAAAAGAAGTCTTAG
- a CDS encoding outer membrane beta-barrel protein — MKYLYVLLALFSLSTLKANAQSGRELRGTIIDSTKLSLPGSNIKITSEQNDNLTTTADVNGKFVFPAVKGLKITLTITSIGYQGIIKHYTLDNDTKPVVLDPIVLKSETRQLGVVTIVGVNPVVLKEDTVQYSVSAYKVRENAPIEDALKKMPGIDVARDGTVTAQGKQVTKVRVNGKDFMGGDVLSATRNLPADVIESVQIVDDYGDQANLTGVKTGEPAKVLNFTIRKDKNYGYYGQATAGDGSDLLPKDPGVSNDNRYLGLLNFFRFKGDQQISVLGSINNTNVNTFSFGSPTGGGGGGFGGGGGGRGNALRGGANSSTTNAPGITNAHSIGLNFRDQWGKNLSVYGSYSFSDNTTFINSTTLQTNNFQTPSTSNQLSQETNNPVNHRFNFNLEWKPDTINYLKLTPNFTYSGSDVSSFDQVVSTRGNNTNLAYTSNSISNSSAPNYGLNGLYNHRFNHRGRNLSINFNVASNKNNQYDNPIYDYTEGVPTAPINQVIYTDSRTNSYGINLSYLEPLSKHSFLEFNYAYNHNYNTSDKETDTLYTSNPDRYHRYDLLSNSYNYTFTTNRFGLNYRLVQTKYNLTLGVGAQPATLSGESSRTSLATRVTTFNVIPAARFVYNFSRSQSFTVNYNGSSNQPSFNQIQPVTDFSNALYPVEGNANLKPEFTNNVQIRYNKFSFQTGNIFFTNLSLTQTDNKIVANTVVYPEHFTDAVLATADEGLRKLQNTNLTQYLNSSGYYQANAGVVYSKPWKDRKYTLILNGNVLYTNNIGFSQTVDSNNVASQIDKNIARTFTFSPGVRFRVNITDVIDAEANTSYSINKTTNSQNTALYSSNTNIRTLNLGLNGKNYFWKDWTLSYDYTKQLNYGYSSSIGVKNPNIFNAYVERRFLKDHRGTLRLAAYDLFNENTGFSTTTNGSIVTQTNVNKLGRYFLLSFTLRLQKFSGKAPSGGGERSFRGGPGGGGPGAGGPGGGGPGGPGGGPM; from the coding sequence ATGAAATATCTATACGTATTACTTGCACTTTTCTCATTATCAACGTTGAAGGCCAACGCTCAGAGTGGTCGTGAACTACGCGGAACTATTATCGATTCTACTAAACTGTCGTTACCCGGTAGCAATATTAAGATAACGTCCGAGCAAAACGACAATCTTACAACCACGGCGGATGTTAATGGCAAATTTGTATTCCCTGCAGTTAAGGGATTAAAAATCACGCTTACAATTACCTCGATAGGATACCAGGGCATCATTAAACATTACACACTTGATAACGATACAAAACCGGTGGTTTTAGATCCTATCGTTCTTAAGTCTGAAACCAGACAATTAGGTGTGGTGACTATCGTGGGAGTAAACCCTGTTGTACTTAAAGAAGATACCGTTCAGTATAGTGTATCAGCATATAAAGTGCGCGAAAACGCGCCAATAGAGGATGCGCTGAAAAAAATGCCCGGTATTGATGTAGCCAGAGACGGAACCGTGACCGCACAAGGCAAACAGGTTACTAAAGTGAGGGTAAACGGTAAAGACTTTATGGGTGGTGATGTTTTAAGCGCAACCCGTAATTTGCCTGCTGACGTTATTGAAAGCGTGCAGATTGTAGATGACTATGGCGACCAAGCCAACCTAACCGGCGTTAAAACCGGCGAACCTGCCAAGGTGCTAAATTTTACCATTCGCAAGGATAAAAACTATGGTTATTACGGCCAGGCCACAGCGGGCGATGGATCAGATTTGTTACCAAAGGATCCCGGTGTAAGCAATGATAACAGGTATTTAGGATTACTAAACTTTTTCAGGTTCAAGGGAGACCAGCAGATCTCCGTTTTAGGAAGCATTAACAACACTAACGTTAACACCTTTAGCTTTGGCTCACCTACGGGTGGCGGTGGTGGTGGTTTTGGCGGAGGCGGTGGCGGCCGTGGCAATGCTTTACGCGGCGGCGCCAATAGCTCTACTACGAACGCACCAGGGATAACCAACGCCCATTCTATCGGTCTTAACTTTAGAGATCAGTGGGGAAAAAACCTGTCGGTATATGGTAGTTACAGCTTTAGCGATAACACTACATTCATCAACTCTACTACGCTGCAAACTAACAATTTCCAAACGCCAAGTACCAGTAATCAATTAAGCCAGGAAACTAATAATCCTGTTAATCACAGATTCAACTTCAACTTAGAATGGAAGCCCGATACCATAAACTATCTAAAGCTAACACCAAACTTCACGTATTCTGGCAGCGATGTTAGCAGTTTTGATCAGGTCGTATCTACAAGAGGAAATAACACGAACCTGGCTTATACATCAAACTCTATAAGCAACAGTTCGGCACCTAACTACGGCTTAAATGGATTGTACAACCACCGGTTTAACCATCGCGGTAGAAATCTGAGCATTAACTTCAACGTAGCCAGCAACAAAAACAACCAGTACGATAACCCAATATACGACTATACAGAAGGTGTACCTACCGCTCCTATTAATCAGGTTATTTATACAGACAGCAGAACTAATTCTTACGGGATTAATCTATCGTACCTTGAGCCATTAAGCAAGCACTCTTTCCTTGAATTTAATTATGCTTATAACCATAACTATAATACCAGCGACAAAGAGACAGACACGCTCTACACCTCTAATCCTGATCGCTACCACAGGTATGATCTCTTAAGCAACAGCTATAATTATACCTTTACAACCAACCGTTTCGGGTTGAACTACCGCTTGGTACAAACCAAATATAACCTGACCCTTGGTGTTGGTGCGCAACCAGCTACATTATCAGGAGAGTCGTCAAGAACTTCGCTTGCAACCCGCGTAACGACCTTCAACGTTATACCTGCTGCCCGTTTTGTATATAATTTTTCAAGGAGCCAGTCCTTCACTGTTAATTATAACGGAAGCAGCAACCAGCCATCTTTTAATCAGATACAGCCGGTTACCGATTTTTCAAACGCGCTATATCCTGTAGAAGGTAACGCCAACTTAAAGCCTGAATTCACCAACAATGTACAAATACGATACAACAAGTTCAGCTTTCAAACCGGCAACATATTTTTCACCAACTTGTCTTTAACACAGACGGATAACAAGATAGTTGCCAATACAGTGGTATATCCTGAGCACTTTACAGACGCTGTACTTGCTACTGCAGATGAAGGCCTGCGTAAGCTACAGAACACTAACTTAACTCAATACCTCAATTCTAGCGGTTACTACCAGGCAAATGCAGGCGTTGTGTATTCAAAACCATGGAAAGACCGCAAGTACACCTTAATACTAAACGGTAACGTACTATACACTAACAATATCGGCTTCTCTCAAACAGTAGACAGCAACAACGTTGCATCACAGATTGATAAGAACATAGCACGTACATTTACGTTTAGCCCCGGCGTTCGTTTTAGAGTTAATATCACAGATGTGATTGATGCCGAAGCGAATACCAGCTACTCTATAAACAAAACTACCAACTCACAAAATACTGCGCTATACAGCTCAAACACCAACATCCGTACACTGAACCTCGGTTTAAACGGTAAGAATTACTTCTGGAAGGATTGGACGCTTAGCTACGACTATACCAAGCAGCTTAACTATGGTTACTCCAGCAGTATTGGTGTGAAAAACCCTAACATCTTTAACGCTTACGTGGAGCGCCGTTTCCTTAAGGATCACCGAGGTACTTTACGTTTGGCTGCGTACGATTTGTTTAACGAAAATACCGGCTTTTCAACCACAACTAACGGTAGCATCGTAACCCAAACTAACGTTAACAAGCTTGGCCGTTATTTCCTGCTTAGCTTTACCCTTAGGCTGCAGAAGTTCTCGGGCAAGGCACCATCAGGTGGCGGAGAAAGAAGCTTCAGAGGTGGTCCTGGTGGCGGCGGTCCTGGCGCTGGTGGCCCTGGTGGCGGTGGTCCGGGCGGACCTGGCGGCGGCCCGATGTAA
- a CDS encoding collagen-like protein has translation MRLTYTIAIFAVACLSLGACKKTITPGPKGDTGEAGATGATGNTGPAGPQGPQGPTGATGATGATGPAGATGATGATGAQGPAGATGATGPQGATGATGATGATGPQGPAGATGATGATGATGPQGPAGPTGATGATGAPGADGNANVESYLLTNQTVLLTGFTTFNLPAITKDVVDNGVVLVYFRLTGKNTGYFALPYSEAGQTLSLSSYGIGYVNIKSNFTSSGLDFRIVIIKGTSITGFSLNNPGLDLRNYNQLASALRLSTN, from the coding sequence ATGAGACTAACCTATACTATTGCTATTTTTGCTGTTGCATGCCTCTCCCTCGGAGCTTGCAAAAAGACTATAACTCCTGGCCCTAAAGGAGACACCGGAGAAGCCGGCGCTACCGGAGCAACGGGTAATACCGGCCCGGCCGGTCCGCAAGGACCACAAGGACCAACAGGCGCTACCGGAGCAACGGGTGCTACAGGCCCCGCAGGAGCTACAGGAGCAACTGGCGCCACCGGCGCACAAGGACCTGCCGGAGCAACGGGTGCTACAGGTCCGCAAGGCGCTACTGGTGCGACCGGAGCTACTGGTGCTACAGGTCCACAGGGCCCCGCAGGAGCTACAGGCGCCACAGGTGCGACCGGAGCGACCGGCCCACAAGGCCCTGCCGGACCAACCGGTGCTACAGGTGCAACAGGGGCACCGGGAGCTGACGGCAATGCAAATGTGGAAAGTTATCTACTAACTAATCAAACAGTGCTTTTAACAGGGTTTACAACTTTCAACCTGCCAGCCATTACCAAGGATGTTGTAGATAACGGAGTTGTATTGGTATATTTTAGATTAACCGGCAAAAACACAGGTTATTTCGCCCTCCCATATTCGGAGGCAGGGCAGACGCTCTCTTTGTCTTCTTACGGAATTGGTTACGTAAACATTAAATCAAATTTCACTTCCAGTGGCTTAGATTTTAGAATAGTTATTATAAAGGGAACGTCTATCACCGGATTTTCTTTAAATAATCCCGGACTTGATCTTAGAAACTATAATCAACTGGCTTCCGCTCTACGACTATCCACCAATTGA